The region CGGAGCCCCACTTTCTGGTCTGGAATCCGGTAACGGCTCCCGCCCCGGAGTTTCATCGCCCCGGGGACTTTGGCGCCATCTCTTTTTTGTAAAGTATAATAGTCGCCGGCAGTCGCTTCGGAATGACCTGGCGCAGGCAGGTGCTTATACTTTGCCGGATGATCCAGAGAAATATTGATTGAAACATCAGCTTAACTTCTAACCTATAAAACCATGAGTAGTAACCGCAGAGAATTCTTGAAGCTTTCCGGTCTGGCTGGGATAAGCATCGCCGGTACAGGCTTGCTCGCAGGCTGTGCCACAGGCGCCACCGAGGAGCAACAGCAGTCCAACCTGGCCCAGATAGCGCAGCAGGCCAAACGCAAGCACACGCAGCAGTTTAACATGAGCGGCTACAGCGCCCCCAAGCTGGACAAGGTGCGCATCGGCTTCGTAGGCCTGGGCATGCGTGGGCCCGGTGCCGTGTACCGCATGAGCAACATCGAGGGCGTAGAGATAAAAGCACTCTGCGACCTGATCCCGGAGCGGGCGGAGAAAGTAAAAAAGGAGCTGCAGGAAAGAACCGGCACTGCCCACAACCCTGCCCTCTACTCCGGCAAGGAAGACTCCTGGAAGGAAATGTTCGAGCGGGACGACCTTGACCTGATCTATATCACCACGCCATGGGACCTGCACACCCCGCAGGCCGTTTACGCCATGGAGCACGGCAAGCACGCTGCTGTGGAGGTACCTGCCGCTACAAGTATAGAAGAATGCTGGCAGCTGGTGGAAACATCGGAGCGCACCAAAAAGCACTGCATGATGCTGGAGAACTGCTGCTACGACTTCTTTGAGATCCTGACGCTGAACATGGCCCGCCAGGGCTACTTCGGCGAGATCGTGCACGGCGAGGGTGCCTACATCCACCAGCTGCTGGACCTGAACTTCGACAAGGATGGTTACCAGAACATGTGGCGCCTGCGCGAGAACATGACCCGCAACGGCAGCCTGTACCCTACCCACGGCCTGGGCCCTATCTGCCAGGTTATGAACGTGAACCGCGGCGACGTGATGGATTACCTCACTTCGGTATCGACGGACGACTTCCAGATGTATGAGGAGGCGCAGAAGCGCGCCGAGGGCGATGCTTTCTACAAGGAGTTTGTGCAGGATACCTATCGTGGCAACATGAACACCACCACCATCCGCACCAAGAAAGGCCGCACCATCATGATTCAGCACGATGTGACTACGCCGCGTCCTTACTCCCGCATCCACCTGGTGAGCGGCACCAAAGGCATGGCGCGCAAATGGCCGGAGGCCAAGATCTCCAAAGGCCATGGCTGGCTGAAGCCGGAGGAAGTGAAGGCCCTGGAAGAGCAGTATACTCCGGAGATCGTGAAGAAGATCGGCGAGATGGCCAAGAAGATCGGCGGCCACGGCGGCATGGACTTTATGATGGACTGGCGCCTGATCGACTGCCTGCGCAACGGCCTGCCTCTGGACCAGGATGTATACGACGCGGCCTCCTGGACCGCTGTGGGCCTGCTGAGCGAGTGGTCGGTGGCCAACCGCTCCAACTCCATAGACGTGCCGGACTTTACGGCCGGTGCCTGGGAGAAAAACGCGCCGGTAGACCTGTCATTGGCAGGCGGTGGTACCACCAACGTGGTTGTGAAACTTTAACAGCGCAAGATATAACAGGCTGTTATACTTAACGCTGAAGCATACTTTAGCCAGGGCCCCGGTACTTGTTGCCGGGGCTTTTTTTGTACAGTCCCCTCATTTTCTCCTTTGTAGTATAGATTGGATAGCGGTACCGAATGCTGCGGTTTTGCACTTTTTGCTTCCTCTGTATAAAATATTAGTATAACTTTATATATTGCGAAAACCCGCGGGGGCTTTCTATACTTGCGGTAACCTTGCGTTTTCAGGCGGAGCGTCCGTTTTTACACCCAACGTATAAACCAAGGTATAGGAAAGCTCCGCACATTTTACCAATCATTTAAGACGATACAGAACTTGAACAAGGTAGTTAGGATTAAGGATATTGCTGAGAAGGCGAACGTATCAACAGGAACTGTAGACCGCGTGCTTCATAACCGCGGCAGGGTGGCCGAAGACGTGCGCCAGCGGGTGCTTAAAATTGCCGAGGAACTTAACTACAAACCCAATATCCTGGCCCGCGCCTTGGTGAATAACAAAATCTACCATATTGCCGCCCTTATCCCTGACCCGGCCCATGACAACTATTGGCAGGCCCCGAAAGCCGGCATTGAGAAAGCCGAGGAGGAGTTGCAGCAGTATGGCATGCGGGTCACCCAGTTCTGTTTCGATCCCTTTAACGCGGAATCCTTTGTGAAGGAAGCCGACAAGGTAGCCTCCAGGTCTTTTGATGGCATATTGGTGGCCCCGGTGTTTTACCGCCAGTCGCTCTCCTACTTCAGCAAGTGGAAGCGTCAGGGCATTCCGTTTGTGCTCTTCAACACGCACATTCCAAACTATGAGCCCCTTATGTACATTGGCCAGGACTCTTACCAGAGTGGTTTTCTGGCTGCCAAGCTGCTGCATTACGGAAGCAAGGAGAAGGGTTCTTTTGTAGTGGCACACATCGAGGAAGACGTAGCCAACTCCTCCCACCTCATTAGTAAGGAGCAGGGTTTTGTGGATTACTTTGTGACACAGGAACTGGAGAGCAAGTACCATACAATACAGATCGACGTACAGAGCAGCGCACAGCAAACCATTACCCAGCAATTAGACAAGCTCTTTAAGGCTAATCCCGACATCAGGGGCGTGTTTGTCACCAACTCCAAAGCCTTCGTAATGGCCGATTACCTGGCGCAGCGAAAGCTCCAGCAGGTGGACCTGGTGGGTTACGACCTGATCGAGGAGAACCTGGCGCATCTGAACACGAACCGGATCAATTTCCTGATCAACCAGAACCCGAAAGGCCAGGGCTACTGGGGCATTCTGGGGCTGGCCGACCACCTGATCTTCAAGAAGAAGAACAACCCGATCAAGTACCTGCCGCTGGATATCATTACGAAAGAGAACTTGCATTACTACATCGAGGCGGATCAGTAGGGTGTCCGTGGTTTCAGCCACATAATGTTTTCCGCTGTTCCGGACATCCGTGTCCGGAACCCCTCTGCTGCGAATCTCCGTTTCCACGTGAGCCACACGGTTATACTTGCTGGTTTATACTTCATACCTATCGCTGGCGCGGGTTTGCAACCCGTGCCCTGCTATGATGTCTGGTTTGTAACCCGCCTGGCTCGGAGAGCCATACTTTATACTTTGGCTATACTTCCTTAGCCGCTGCTTCCCACAACTGGAGGCAAGCTATACTTTCAAACTACAGCTGATCCTCTAGTTCCCACATACCTATCGTTTCATTTCTGGCTGTGGCTCCCTCCAGCCCGGGAGGGCTCGTCTTCCCGCATCGCGCTGTGTACATTTCCTTTGCTTGACCTGCGGTCTCCGCAATTTCGCTGAAGCGAAACCGGAAATCTACAAGGCGCTCTACGGAAAGACTGGGATCAGATTCGATAGCTCCTGTTTACTGTCATCTCGACCTTTGGGAGAGATCTCTTTAGAATCCCCAATAGATCTCTCGCTCTGCTCTAGATGACAGGGAGTGTGGCAAGTATAATTCCCCTCCTCGGAGGGGCTGGGGGTGGGTTCGCTCTTGCGCGGACAGGTCGCGACCTGTCCGCGCGATACCGGCTGCAGTGAAACTTATACTTTGGCTAAAGCGGTTACAGGCTCCCCTCCTTGAATAAGTCTTGAAGCCCGTACTCGTTTCGGGAGAGGGGCTGGGATGGATGGGCCCGGCAGTAAAAAGCCATCCCTCTCCTAAGTATAGGAAAGGGATGGCAGTACCCAGTTGTAAGTATAAACTATCTCCTCTTTCTAAACCCTACTTCTCCCTCGACATCGAATACGGGAAAGCATCTTCTTTTGTGCCGCGCTCTTTGTTTGGTGTGGCAGCCATATCGGCCTCTATACTTGCGCCCTTCATCAGCTCCGAGTGGCTCAGCCAGTTTTTGTCGTAGGCTTTGCCGTTGAGGCGCATACTTTGGATGTAACGATTTTCATCACTGTTCTGTGGGGCATTGATCACTACTTCTTTGCCGTTCTCCAGCTTCAGGGTAGCTTTCCTGAAGAGCGGGGCCCCCAGCACATACTGGTCGGTGGCAGGGGTTACCGGATAAAAGCCCAATGCCGAGAACACATACCAGGCCGAGGTCTGGCCGTTGTCCTCGTCGCCGCAGTAACCGTCTGGTGCCGCCGTATACATGCGGTTCATCGTCTCGCGCACCCAGTACTGCGCCTTCCAGGGCTCGCCGGCATAATTGTAGAGGTAAATCATATGCTGGATGGGCTGGTTGCCGTGCGCGTACTGGCCCATGTTGGCAATCTGCATCTCGCGTATCTCGTGGATCACGAAACCATAGTAGCTCTCATCGTAAACCGGCGGCAGGCTGAAAACAGAGTCGAGCTTGGTCGTGAAGTTAGCCTTGCCACCCATCATATCGATCAGGCCCTGCACATCGTGGAACACCGACCAGCTGTAGTGCCAGCTGTTGCCCTCGGTAAAAGCATCGCCCCACTTAAAAGGGTTGAACGGCTTCTGAAACGTGCCATCCTGATTCTTGCCGCGCATCAACCCAGTAGATGGGTCGTAG is a window of Pontibacter kalidii DNA encoding:
- a CDS encoding Gfo/Idh/MocA family protein; protein product: MSSNRREFLKLSGLAGISIAGTGLLAGCATGATEEQQQSNLAQIAQQAKRKHTQQFNMSGYSAPKLDKVRIGFVGLGMRGPGAVYRMSNIEGVEIKALCDLIPERAEKVKKELQERTGTAHNPALYSGKEDSWKEMFERDDLDLIYITTPWDLHTPQAVYAMEHGKHAAVEVPAATSIEECWQLVETSERTKKHCMMLENCCYDFFEILTLNMARQGYFGEIVHGEGAYIHQLLDLNFDKDGYQNMWRLRENMTRNGSLYPTHGLGPICQVMNVNRGDVMDYLTSVSTDDFQMYEEAQKRAEGDAFYKEFVQDTYRGNMNTTTIRTKKGRTIMIQHDVTTPRPYSRIHLVSGTKGMARKWPEAKISKGHGWLKPEEVKALEEQYTPEIVKKIGEMAKKIGGHGGMDFMMDWRLIDCLRNGLPLDQDVYDAASWTAVGLLSEWSVANRSNSIDVPDFTAGAWEKNAPVDLSLAGGGTTNVVVKL
- a CDS encoding LacI family DNA-binding transcriptional regulator, producing the protein MNKVVRIKDIAEKANVSTGTVDRVLHNRGRVAEDVRQRVLKIAEELNYKPNILARALVNNKIYHIAALIPDPAHDNYWQAPKAGIEKAEEELQQYGMRVTQFCFDPFNAESFVKEADKVASRSFDGILVAPVFYRQSLSYFSKWKRQGIPFVLFNTHIPNYEPLMYIGQDSYQSGFLAAKLLHYGSKEKGSFVVAHIEEDVANSSHLISKEQGFVDYFVTQELESKYHTIQIDVQSSAQQTITQQLDKLFKANPDIRGVFVTNSKAFVMADYLAQRKLQQVDLVGYDLIEENLAHLNTNRINFLINQNPKGQGYWGILGLADHLIFKKKNNPIKYLPLDIITKENLHYYIEADQ